Sequence from the Nitrosopumilus maritimus SCM1 genome:
ATTACTGTAACCTCAACATTTGATGAGTGACATTTCTGACATAATCCTTTCATAAAAAAACTCTAAAATTACTCCTTAAATTTTTTTATGGTTTGAAATCAGATCCTTAGCAATTTATAATTGAAAAATGCGATCTATGTGTTGTATTCAATTGAAACAAAATCTCTAACAAAATCATTTGGTGATGTTACTGCAGTAGACGATGTTTCCTTTACTGTTGAAAGCGGTGAGATCTTTGGATTTCTTGGACCTAATGGTGCTGGAAAAAGTACAACAATGATGATTCTAACAACTTTACTAAAACCAACATCAGGACAAGCTTTGATTTCTGGGTATGATGTAATGGCAAATCCAAAAAATGTTCGTCAAAACATTGGATATGTCCAACAAGAAACTACTGTTGATGAATATCTTACAGGGCGTGAAAATCTTATCCTACAAGCAAAACTCAATCATATTCCAAAAAATGAGATTGATTCAAGAATTGATGAAGTTTTAGATTTAATTGAATTATCTGATAAACAAAACGAGTCAGTTGTAACCTACTCTGGTGGAATGAGAAAAAGATTGGATATTGCAGGTGGGCTATTACACCGTCCCAAGGTTTTGTTTTTAGATGAGCCTACTGTTGGCCTTGATATTCAAACGAGGAGAAAAATTTGGGAGTATATCAAAAGGATTCATGATGAGTTTGAGATGACAATATTCCTTTCAACTCACTATATGGAAGAGGCTGATCAACTATGTGATAGAATTGGAATTATTGATGGTGGAAAAATCCAAGTAATTGATTCTCCTAAAAACATGAAAAATGCTATGGGAAATGAAGTCATTTCAATTGTAATTGAAGAGAGTGACTCTGGAGATTCTTTCTTATCTGAACTACACAAAATAGAATCTGTAAACAAAATCAATGAAGATGATTCAAAACTTACTCTCTTTGTCTCAAATGGAACTGAAGTAATTCCCAAAGTCTTTCAGATTTCATCAAACATTGGAATCAAAATTACTTCTATCTCGTTGACTCAACCAACACTTGATGACGTCTTTATCTCTTACACTGGACATGAAATTCGAGATGATGATGGAACTTTTAATCGAAAACGAGAACATGCAAAAATGAAGAGGTTACGTGCATGAATACTTTGATGTATGATTCTTACACAATTTTTTGGAGAGAGCTAAAGAGATACAAAAAATCTCGAAGTGGTGTTTTAATCAGACTGATACAACCTGCAATTTGGATTATAGTTATAGGAAATACGTTTTCAGGAACTCAACCACTGATACAGTCAGTTGGTTTTGAAGGTGAATACATTGAATTTATGGCACCTGGTGTCATTATACTTACTGCAATTTTTACAAGTATTTTTGGTGGTGTAAACACTTTGTGGGATAGACGCTATGGTTTTATGAATAAAGCATTAACATCACCAATCTCTCGTTCTGCAATTGCATTAGGAAAAATGTCTGCAATCTCATTAATTGCAGCTCTGCAAGCTAGTTTGATTTTGGGAATTGCTTTGGCGATTGGTGTAACATTTCCAAATCCAATAATGATTGCTCCAATCATGGCAATTGTTATTTTGTTTTCTTTAGGATTTTCTGGAATCTCTGTGATGGTTGCAGCTACTGCAAAGTCTCAAGAAACCTTTTGGGGAATAATCAATTTCCTTGGAATGCCATTATTCATGTTGAGCCCTGCATTATTCCCATTAGAGTTGCTGCCTAACTGGCTTGCAACTGTTGCAAAACTAAACCCTGTCACGTATACTGTATTGCTTGTAAGAGAGATGATGACGGGTGTGTCTGAAGGAGGCGTGTCTGTTCTTCTCAGCCTTGGCATTATCTTTGTCTTTGTATTGGTGATGGTTGGGCTTGCAAGCTATGTGTTTACTCGTGAGGTAAACAAGCCATTTTGAGATAAAGTTGACAAAAAATCAAACAATTGTTAACTCTGTTGATCTTTGAGAAATTTTGAAATCTATATCTGTTGAAAACAATTTCACTTGCTGTAGCCGTAATTACTGCAATTTTGCTATCTGGAACTTTTGCTCCATCTTCATATGCATTAGGTGATTATGATTTTCTTGCTGGATGGGGTGAGTTTGGAATATCTACTCCTGGACACCTTTCACACCCACAATTTATCGCAGTTGATGATGAAGGGAATGCATACATTAGTGATTTAGGAAATAAACGTGTACAAAAATTCTCCAGCTCTGGTGAGTTTATTCTTAACTTTGGAGAAAGTGGCAAATCCTCTGGCCAATTCCATCACCCTTCCGGTGTTGCAGTTGATTCTGATTTTGTCTATGTGGCAGATCAAAATTTGCATAAAATTCAAAAATTTACCCTTGATGGAGTGTTTGTAGATGAATGGGGAAAATACGGTAACCAAGATGGTCAATTCAAGTCCCCAAAAGATATTGCAGTAGACTCTGATTTTCTTTATGTTGTAGATGCTGATAACTATCGAATCCAGAAATTTACTACTGATGGAGAATTTGTATTATCTTTTGGTTCTGGTGGTATGAATCATGATCAATTTCTTATTTTATCTGGAATAGCAGTTGATGATGATGGAAATATCTACATCACAGACAAAGGAAACCGTAAAATTGAAAAATTTACTTCTGATGGAATTTTGATTAAATCTTATCCACTATTTGGTACAAACTATGTATTTGCTCCTACGGGAATCACTGTTGATTCTGATGGGAAAATATTTGTCATAAACTCTGCAGAAAACAGGATTTTGTATCTTGAACTTGATGATAATTTACGTCTAAGTGTATTTGAGCAACTTGGACCATTTGGTAACTCCTTTATTGCTCCAACTGATCTTACCTTTGGATTTCAAGGTAACTTGTTGATAGTAGATTCTGCTGCTCATAAAGTAAAATCCTTTGAAACCCCATTTTATGATGAAACAAAAGTTTTTCAAACAACTGAAATTATTGCACCAGAAATAACTGAAGGTTATGAATCTGATGATATTGATCCAACAATTATGGCTCCAAGTGACATAAAATTAGAAGCAACTGATCTATTTACTCCTGTACCTATTGGTGATGCTGTTGCAAATGACTTGCAGAGTGGAATCAAAACTATTTTGAATAATGCTCCTGAGGCATTCTCTTTGGGTGTAAACAAGGTAACTTGGGTAGCATTTGATAATGCTGGAAACACTGCTGAAGACTATCAAACAGTTACAGTCTTTGCATGTGGTCATGTCTATTCTGATTACAACATGATAGTTGGAACTGATGAGAATGATGTTCTTCTGGGAACCTCTGGTGATGATCTAATCTTTGGGTTAGAAGGAAATGATATCATTAGTGGGTTAGAAGGAAATGACTGTATCTTTGGCGGTGATGGTGATGATATTGTCTATGGCGATGATGGATATGACACCATTAGTGGAAACGGTGGACATGATGTCCTCAAAGGAGATTCTGGATCTGATGTAATCTATGGTGGATCAGGCTCTGATGTACTTGATGGCGGTTCTGAGAATGACAACTGCTATGATTCACTAGAAAATGTTGTTCTTAATTGCAACGAATAGAATTTCTATATAGAATCTATTTCATATAATACCACTATGTTCTACAAATAGAAAATAATGTTTTAGCTTATAGTATTAATCCACCTTTTGCACCTTAATGACTATCAAAAACATCCAAAACATTGCAATGTTTAGCATTATTGCAACAATTACTTTAGCATCATTTGGAACTTCTAATGTTTTTGCAGAAGAAGAAAGACAATACAAAATGGTTGGTGATGTTGTACCTGTGCTAACTTTTACCTTTAGAGATGGTGTTGAAATACATTCATTCCCTTCCTTTGATATGGGTGAGAACATCGTAGCTGATTCTGGCGTGTCCTTTTCAGTTCAAGGAACTGTTACTGATGCTCCATTGTTACATGCTGCAATGGATGAGGCATACAAATACCGATTCTCAAATGCTGCATTTGACTATCAGTTGAAATACTTTGATGTAACTGCTGATTTCATTAAAGAAGGAGAGTCCATACTGTCTTTTGATTATAACAACTGTAGAGTTGATAACTATCAAGTTGAAACTTTAGATTCAAATGACTATGAAAGCTATTTCAAAGAGGTTGGATTTGCTGTTGTTGACAAGATAGATTTTGTATGTAGTGGTATAACTTCAAATCATGAATTTGTAATGCCAACTGAACCAATTACTGATTTTGGTGATTCTGGATTCAAATTTGCAAAAGACATGAGTACCTCTGTAACTTTCATATTTGATGACGGTGTAGAAAAAATACAATTTCCTGTGTTTAATCTAGTTTCTGCATATGAAGACTCCTCTGAAAATGTTGTTGCACAATTTCAAGTAGAAGGAATTTTGGAATATTATCCGTTGCTTTTTAATGCAATTGATAATGCGAGAGCAATTTCTGGAACTGGTTATGCATCAAATGAAGATTTTGATGCTACCGTAGAATTTTCTAATGGTGAAAAAACCTTGAGAGGATTTGATTTTAGAGACTGTCTTGTAGATGATGCCAAAGTTCATACAGTTACTGACAAAGAAGAAGGTTTTACCGGAAAGAGTGGATTTGCCGTAGTTAATACTATGGCTTTTACCTGTTCTGGACTTTCTCCAATAAACATGTATTATGATGAATTACGTGGAGATACTCCTATCTGGAAAGTTACTGATCTTTCAAATGTTTACATGGAATCTATGGACAATACTGACAAGGGATTAGATGTAATTACAACAATTACTTTCCCCGATGGTGTTGAAACAATAGAATTTTCAATGTTCAAACAAGGTGAAGTATTGACTGCAACTGAAAATGTTGACAATGAAAATGGCGACAAAGATGTTGCTGCTCAAAAATTTACAAGAAAAACAATTGCTCCAACTTTGGAATTAAGAGGAATTCTTGGTGATTATCCGATGTTGTATAATCATGTAGATCATAACATTCAATTCCAAACTGTTAAGGGTACAGCATTAAAAGATCTTGTAGACATTGATGTTGAAATTGTATCTAATGGTGAAACAATTCGTGGATTCAACTATTCTAACTGTCGAGCAACAGATTATACTGTTGAAACAGATCCAAATACTGAAGAAAGTTATGTCAAAAACAAGTTTGCATTAGAAAACGTTTTTGATTTTGAATGCCAAGGATACACTCCAAACAATCCAATGTATGACGCAATGTTTGAAGTAGATTCTGCAGACAACATTAGTTCAGCAGATCTTCGAGATACCCAAAACTGGGGTAACGGTTTCTACGCACAGTAGATTCGTCTTTTCTTTTTTTATTTTTAGTTTACACTAGAAAAATTATTTACTTGTTTTAGTTTAGCTGCTAGATAGTCATTATGTAATTTGCGTTACAGCTAGCATATCCTGCAACTTCGCCAAAGTGTGCAGTCAACCAGATGTATGCATTTGCAATCGTTGATGAGTCTATAATTCCTTCATGTTTCCAACACAATACTTGAGAGAACCACTCTATCACTGTCCAGTATATAGGTAGTAATTTGTTAAATCATCTTTGTTTGTTAAATTGTTGACAAATTAGCTTATTTCTAAAAGTGATCGAACTGTTTGAGCCCAATGCTATATAGTAAATATAGTCACATTGTAACTCCATATTCTATAATTGATAATTATAACTAAATTAGAAACAACCATTCACTAATGAGAAAACAAATAACTTCAATACTGTTGATCGCAACTCTTGTTGCAATCGTACCGCCATTAAATGCAAACGCTGATTCAATGCCTGATGCTCCTCCAGAAAATGTAGATTTTACTATCACTGGAGCTGGTGCAACATTTCCATTCCCACTCATTGATTTGTGGAGAGTTGAATACAACAAAGTATACAACAATGTAAATCTCAACTATCAATCAATTGGTAGTGGTGGTGGAATCAAACAGCACATTGAAAAAACTGTAAACTTTGCAGCATCTGACAAACCAATGAGTAACTCTGAAAGAGAATTAGCTCCTGGAACATTACACATCCCTGAATCAATCGGAGGTGTAGTTCTAGTGTACAACATTCCTGAAGTCCCTGAAAAAGGGCTGAAACTAACTGCTAATGCAGTTTCTAAAATCTTCTTAGGTGAAGTTACAAAATGGAATGATCCTGTTATTGCAGATGAAAATCCTGGTTTGAATCTTCCTGACAAAAATATAGTCTCAGCACACAGATCTGATGGTTCTGGAACAACGTTCATCTTTACAGATTATCTTTCTACTGTGAGTCCTACTTGGTATGACCAAGTTGGAAAGGGTAAATCTGTACCATGGCCTACCGGTCTTGCTGCTGCAGGAAACGAAGGTGTTGCAGGTATTGTAAAATCCACAGAATACTCTATTGGATACATTGAACTTGCATATGCTTTCCAAACCGGAATGAGTTATGCATTTGTTCAAAATGCTGACAAAAGTGGATTCATTGAGCCTACTTTAGACACAATTTCTGCTGCATCAAGTGGAGTTGCAGACTCTTTACCTTCAGCTGATGAAAGTTGGAGTGAAGTTTCTATTGTCAATGCACCAGGTTCTGATTCTTATCCCCTTGCAAGTTTCACATACTTGCTTGTGTATGATGATCTAAAATCAGTCACTGACAACAAGGAACAAGCAAAAGTTGTGATTCACATGATTCATTGGATGATTACTGATGGACAAGACTTTGCACCATCTCTTCTCTATGTTCCATTAGCAGACAAAGTCATAGAGATAGGTAAGAATGGATTGTCTCAAGTAACTTTTGATGGAGAATCTCTTTGGGATTATGAATCAGTTGTGAAAGAAACTGATTTGGGAATTCCTCAGTGGATTAGAGACAATGCAAAATGGTGGTCAGAAGGTTTGATAACTGATGAAGACTACATCAATGGACTTCAATACCTCATCACACAAGGTATTCTCAAAATCTAAATTTTTTCTTTTATTTTTTTATGAATTACATTTGTTGAATTCTGTTACAAAATTTGGTAAATCTCCATTTGTTTTTAGAGATGCAGATTCCATACATTGGTAATTCCCTGATGTAATAATTTGACTATATTCTAATGGTTCTGATTTTTTATTTGGTGGATGTTTTCCATATAGAATTTTTTCTCCTGTTTCAGGAAAAATAACAAATGACAAAACAAAAAAGATTGAAAACAAAATTACCATACTTATTCCTGCTATTTGTTTAGCAGTGGCTTTCATGCTATTTGGTAAAAATTACCAGTAAAAAGCGTATTTGAAATCAATTTAATTTTTGCAGCGATCTTTAATCTAACTATATAGAACTATTTTCTTCTCATAAAATATGGTAGGATCTTAGATATGCAATTTTCCACGCCAAAAATTTGTGGGCAGACCTAAACTAAATCCACCTAAAGTGGGACGAAGACCAATATCTGACAAAATTTTTAAAGTTGGAGCAACTGTAGCTGGAGTTTATGTTTTAGTTGTGATTGTCTTGTTAGCGTTTCAATTAATTTCAGAATCTGCTCCAATATGGGATGAATATGGTTTGTCCTTTATTGTAAAATCAGAATGGAATGCTATTGACGATCGTCAAGACTTTGGCGTATTGCCCTACATATTTGGAACACTAGTCACTTCTGCCCTGGCAATGGTAATTGGTGTCCCTCTAAGCATTGGAATTGCCATGTTCATTTCAGATGCTCCTTCAAAAATTGGCGGTCCATTAGGTTTTCTTGTAGAACTTTTGGCTGCTGTGCCTAGTGTAATCTATGGTTTGTGGGGATTGTTTGTATTTCGTGTATATTTTGTTGATTGGGTTGAAAAACCTCTGCATAACACATTTGGTGATAGTATATGGCTCTTTTCAGGAACACCTTTTGGTCTTGACATCCTTACTGCCAGTGTAATTTTAGCGATAATGATTATTCCCACAGTTTCTGCAGTCTCTAGAGAAGTAATGAAAGCTGTTCCTCAACAACAAAAAGAAGCAGCATACATGTTAGGAGCTACAAAATGGGAGATGTTCAAACTAGCTGTATTCCCATATTCTAAAACTGGTTTGATTGGTGCATCTATTCTTGGTCTTGGTAGAGCAGTTGGTGAAACAATGGCAGTTACAATGTTGATTGGAAATGCAACTGGACCAAATGCATTTGCTGATTCTCTGTTTGATCCAAGCCAAACAATGTCTAGTATTATTGCAAATGAATTCAATGAAGCCTCTTTAGGAACATTACATCTTCCTGCGTTAATTGGTGTTGCAGTGGTGTTGTTGTTAATTGCTATTGCAATCAATGTGGTTGCACATATTCTTGTAACTAGAATGCTAAAAGTCAAGGAGGGTGCTATCAACAATTGACCACCACTAGAGAAAGACGATTAGAATATCGTGCATTATTCAAACAAAATGTTGAGAGACGATTAATGGTTGACAAAGCTGTTAGAATAGTAGTATTTGCCTGTGTGATTATTGCAATTGTTCCTCTTGGAAGTATCTTGTTAGAAGTTTTCAAAAATGGGGCTGCAGCTATTAGCTATGAATTTCTAACTGAAGTTCCTGGAGCAGTTGGTACTGGTGATGGTGGAATTGGACCTGCAATTCAAGGAACTTTGATCATAATTGGATTATCCAGTCTCATTGGTGTCCCGATTGGTGTTATGTCTGGGGTATTTCTTTCAGAGTATGGTGATAACAAACTTGCAAAGAACATCCGATTCTTCAATGATGTCTTTATGGAATTCCCTTCAATTGTAATGGGAATTTTTGCATTTTTGGTAATTGTTTTAATTTTAGGTCATTTCTCAATATGGGCTGGAGCTTTTGCATTATCTTTGATTATGTTCCCTATAGTTGCAAGAACTACTGAAGAATCTTTGAAAATGGTTCCAATGACTTATCGTGAGGCGGGAACTGCACTTGGGCTCAAAAAGTGGGTTATCACTACAAGAATTGTCATTTCTGCTGCAAAAAATGGTATGATTACTGGAATTCTCTTGTCTGTTTCTAGAATTGGTGGTGAGACAGCTCCATTAATCATGACGATTCTGGGTAGTAGTCAATTCTTTAGTGGCATGGATGTCCCAATGGATGCCCTTCCATTAAGAATCTGGAGACTGTCTTTGTTGCCTTATGATAGTGCACAACTACAGGGATGGGGGGCTGCACTGGTTTTGATAATTATTATTCTTGGAATTAATCTTGGTGTTCGATATTACTTCTCAAGTAAAAAAGGAAAACAAAGAATTTTCGGACAATTAATTAAGAAAGGAGTACGTGGAACAAATTGACAGCATTGGCAACAAAATCTGAAAACATTGAAAAACAGATAATCTCTGATCCTTCTGACACAATTGATTCTGAAAAATACAAAATGATTGCTGAGAATGTGACAATCAGTTATGATGGAATTCAAGCCGTAAAAAACATCACTATGAAATTTAAAGAAAAATCCGTTACTGCTTTGATTGGTCCATCTGGATGTGGAAAGACAACTTTCCTTAGATGTTTAAACAGAATGCATGATATGACAAAAAATGCCAAAGTTGACGGTAAAGTAATGATTGATAACATTGATCTATATGATCAATCAATAGATCCAATTTATCACAGAAGAAAAGTTGGAATGGTCTTTCAAAAACCAAACCCATTCCCAACAATGTCAATTTATGATAATGTAACTGCTGGACTAAAACTAAATGGTGTTAAAGATAAGAGAATTCTTGATGAAATTGTAGAAGATTCACTAAAGATGGCATATCTTTGGGATGAAGTAAAAGGTGATTTGAAAAAATCTGCAATTGAACTATCTGGTGGCCAACAACAACGTCTCTGTATTGCAAGAGCATTGGCAATCCAGCCTGAAGTTCTACTAATGGATGAGCCTGCATCTGCGCTTGATCCTATTGCTACTCAAAAAATTGAAGAGACAATTACTGAACTCAAAAAAGAGTACACCATAATTATTGTAACACATAACATGCAACAAGCTGTTAGAGTTTCTGATTATACTGGATTCATGTATCTTGGAGATTTGGTAGAGTTTAGAGAAACAAAGAAACTCTTTACAGATCCTAAAAATGAACTTACTGCAAAATATGTTCAGGGCCAGTTTGGATAATGACTCGTTTAATTGATCCATCTTTACAAAAACTGTCTTTTATCATGGCAGAGATGGGTGATATGGTAATTGAATCCATATCTCTTGCAATTGATTCGTATCTTGATGGAACAAATACAATGGATAAAGTCCTTGCATTATCTGATTCTATTCGTTCCAAATACTATGAAGTAGAAGATTTGACTTTTGATATGTTATTGAAATTTCAACCAGTAGCTGATGACTTTAGATTGATTCGTTCATCAACTGAAATCTCTTATGCATTTTCTAGATTTGGTAGATACGCATATGATATCACCCAAGTACGTGACTTGTTTGGAGATGTTTCTGAATGTACAAATGCATCCCTAATTGAATCAACAAAAAAAGTAAAGCATATGATCAAAGAAGCAGTAATGTCATTTGCAGAACTTGATGTGAGAAAAGCAGTTAAAATCCGCGAAGATGAAAAGGTAATTGATCAAATCTACAAAGATAGATTACCAAAACTTATTGAATCAAATAATACAAAATGTGCTCTAGCTGAAGCATTGCTTTTGAGATATTTGGAAAGAATTGGTGATCATGCTGTGTTTATGAGTGATGCAATCAATTACATCGTTACTGGAAAACACAGACCAAGTGAAGAAAGAATAGCCTCACACACAAAGTCTGACTAGGCGTAACTTGGTTTTTATTCAAGCAAAAATTGGCTGAAATATTCAAATGGAAATACTAGAACTAATCCAGGCTAATCTTCTTACTCCAATAATTCTTTTCTTCTTGTTTGGAATTATTGCAGCTCGAATAAAATCTGACTTGAAGATACCTGCAGCAATTTCAGAATTTTTGCCAATCTATCTTCTAGCTGCAATCGGTCTTCATGGTGGAATAGAAATGCGAAACACTGGATTTGAAAACATGTTGATTCCAATGTTTGTTGCAATTGGATTGTCATTGTTGTTTACATTAAATCATTATCAAATTCTTAGACGATTAGGAAAATTCAATCTCTTTGATTCTTATGCACTTGCATCAACATACGGTGCAGTAGGTGCTGTACACTTTTCAGTAGGCCTTTCATTCTTGAAAAATCAAGGCGTATCCTCTGAAGGATACATTGCAGCAATACTTGCAGTACTAGAACCATTAGCATTCATTTTGGCAATTTTCATGACAAACATGGCAGTTGCAAAACAGATCAAAACAAAGAAACAGTCTTTCTCTGATGATT
This genomic interval carries:
- the pstS gene encoding phosphate ABC transporter substrate-binding protein PstS; this translates as MRKQITSILLIATLVAIVPPLNANADSMPDAPPENVDFTITGAGATFPFPLIDLWRVEYNKVYNNVNLNYQSIGSGGGIKQHIEKTVNFAASDKPMSNSERELAPGTLHIPESIGGVVLVYNIPEVPEKGLKLTANAVSKIFLGEVTKWNDPVIADENPGLNLPDKNIVSAHRSDGSGTTFIFTDYLSTVSPTWYDQVGKGKSVPWPTGLAAAGNEGVAGIVKSTEYSIGYIELAYAFQTGMSYAFVQNADKSGFIEPTLDTISAASSGVADSLPSADESWSEVSIVNAPGSDSYPLASFTYLLVYDDLKSVTDNKEQAKVVIHMIHWMITDGQDFAPSLLYVPLADKVIEIGKNGLSQVTFDGESLWDYESVVKETDLGIPQWIRDNAKWWSEGLITDEDYINGLQYLITQGILKI
- a CDS encoding ABC transporter permease; this translates as MNTLMYDSYTIFWRELKRYKKSRSGVLIRLIQPAIWIIVIGNTFSGTQPLIQSVGFEGEYIEFMAPGVIILTAIFTSIFGGVNTLWDRRYGFMNKALTSPISRSAIALGKMSAISLIAALQASLILGIALAIGVTFPNPIMIAPIMAIVILFSLGFSGISVMVAATAKSQETFWGIINFLGMPLFMLSPALFPLELLPNWLATVAKLNPVTYTVLLVREMMTGVSEGGVSVLLSLGIIFVFVLVMVGLASYVFTREVNKPF
- the pstA gene encoding phosphate ABC transporter permease PstA, with product MTTTRERRLEYRALFKQNVERRLMVDKAVRIVVFACVIIAIVPLGSILLEVFKNGAAAISYEFLTEVPGAVGTGDGGIGPAIQGTLIIIGLSSLIGVPIGVMSGVFLSEYGDNKLAKNIRFFNDVFMEFPSIVMGIFAFLVIVLILGHFSIWAGAFALSLIMFPIVARTTEESLKMVPMTYREAGTALGLKKWVITTRIVISAAKNGMITGILLSVSRIGGETAPLIMTILGSSQFFSGMDVPMDALPLRIWRLSLLPYDSAQLQGWGAALVLIIIILGINLGVRYYFSSKKGKQRIFGQLIKKGVRGTN
- a CDS encoding phosphate signaling complex PhoU family protein; its protein translation is MTRLIDPSLQKLSFIMAEMGDMVIESISLAIDSYLDGTNTMDKVLALSDSIRSKYYEVEDLTFDMLLKFQPVADDFRLIRSSTEISYAFSRFGRYAYDITQVRDLFGDVSECTNASLIESTKKVKHMIKEAVMSFAELDVRKAVKIREDEKVIDQIYKDRLPKLIESNNTKCALAEALLLRYLERIGDHAVFMSDAINYIVTGKHRPSEERIASHTKSD
- the pstC gene encoding phosphate ABC transporter permease subunit PstC is translated as MGRPKLNPPKVGRRPISDKIFKVGATVAGVYVLVVIVLLAFQLISESAPIWDEYGLSFIVKSEWNAIDDRQDFGVLPYIFGTLVTSALAMVIGVPLSIGIAMFISDAPSKIGGPLGFLVELLAAVPSVIYGLWGLFVFRVYFVDWVEKPLHNTFGDSIWLFSGTPFGLDILTASVILAIMIIPTVSAVSREVMKAVPQQQKEAAYMLGATKWEMFKLAVFPYSKTGLIGASILGLGRAVGETMAVTMLIGNATGPNAFADSLFDPSQTMSSIIANEFNEASLGTLHLPALIGVAVVLLLIAIAINVVAHILVTRMLKVKEGAINN
- a CDS encoding ATP-binding cassette domain-containing protein; translation: MYSIETKSLTKSFGDVTAVDDVSFTVESGEIFGFLGPNGAGKSTTMMILTTLLKPTSGQALISGYDVMANPKNVRQNIGYVQQETTVDEYLTGRENLILQAKLNHIPKNEIDSRIDEVLDLIELSDKQNESVVTYSGGMRKRLDIAGGLLHRPKVLFLDEPTVGLDIQTRRKIWEYIKRIHDEFEMTIFLSTHYMEEADQLCDRIGIIDGGKIQVIDSPKNMKNAMGNEVISIVIEESDSGDSFLSELHKIESVNKINEDDSKLTLFVSNGTEVIPKVFQISSNIGIKITSISLTQPTLDDVFISYTGHEIRDDDGTFNRKREHAKMKRLRA
- the pstB gene encoding phosphate ABC transporter ATP-binding protein PstB, translating into MIAENVTISYDGIQAVKNITMKFKEKSVTALIGPSGCGKTTFLRCLNRMHDMTKNAKVDGKVMIDNIDLYDQSIDPIYHRRKVGMVFQKPNPFPTMSIYDNVTAGLKLNGVKDKRILDEIVEDSLKMAYLWDEVKGDLKKSAIELSGGQQQRLCIARALAIQPEVLLMDEPASALDPIATQKIEETITELKKEYTIIIVTHNMQQAVRVSDYTGFMYLGDLVEFRETKKLFTDPKNELTAKYVQGQFG